One Defluviimonas sp. SAOS-178_SWC DNA window includes the following coding sequences:
- a CDS encoding DUF2235 domain-containing protein — MRQFASKLFELLRIGRRVETQVPVRGRGPCDHVILLDGTLSSLEPGEETNIGLIYRLLQSQPASARLSLYYEAGVQWHMWRHTADVAMGRGINRQIRRAYGWLSTRYRPGDRIYFFGYSRGAYAVRSLAGMMDQVGLLKAEHATERNVRLAYRYYQREPGSPGEKVFSRRFCHDNVGIEMIGAFDTVKALGVRLPFLWMWTEPQHEFHNHALGPVVKHGYQALALDETRAAFDPIMWKTTDGDWWGRVEQVWFRGAHGDVGGQLAGFDAARPLANIPLVWMLERAEGCGLNLPEGWRARFPTDSGVPSVGTVRGWGKAFLLRAKREVGRDPSESVHPSAAVLSARGGWRLPLIWLSRRT, encoded by the coding sequence GTGCGGCAGTTTGCCAGCAAGCTCTTCGAACTTCTGCGGATCGGCCGGCGGGTCGAGACACAGGTCCCGGTTCGTGGGCGCGGGCCCTGCGACCATGTGATCCTTCTCGATGGCACGCTCTCATCGCTGGAGCCGGGCGAAGAGACCAATATCGGCCTCATCTACCGGCTTCTTCAGTCGCAGCCCGCTTCGGCGCGGCTGTCGCTCTATTACGAAGCCGGGGTGCAGTGGCACATGTGGCGCCACACGGCCGACGTTGCGATGGGGCGCGGGATCAACCGCCAGATCCGCCGCGCCTATGGCTGGCTTTCCACCCGCTACCGGCCGGGAGACCGGATCTACTTTTTCGGCTATTCGCGCGGCGCCTACGCGGTGCGGTCGCTGGCCGGGATGATGGATCAGGTCGGCCTTCTGAAGGCCGAGCACGCGACGGAGCGCAACGTCCGGCTTGCCTACCGCTACTATCAGCGCGAACCCGGCAGCCCCGGCGAGAAGGTGTTCAGCCGCCGCTTCTGCCATGACAATGTCGGGATCGAGATGATCGGCGCCTTCGACACGGTGAAGGCGCTGGGCGTACGGCTTCCGTTCCTGTGGATGTGGACCGAGCCGCAGCACGAGTTCCACAACCATGCGCTCGGCCCGGTGGTGAAGCACGGCTATCAGGCGCTGGCGCTGGACGAGACCCGCGCCGCGTTCGATCCGATCATGTGGAAGACGACGGATGGCGACTGGTGGGGGCGGGTGGAGCAGGTCTGGTTCCGCGGCGCGCATGGCGATGTGGGCGGCCAGTTGGCCGGGTTCGACGCCGCGCGGCCGCTCGCCAATATCCCGCTGGTCTGGATGCTGGAAAGGGCCGAAGGCTGCGGGCTCAACCTGCCGGAGGGCTGGCGCGCCCGGTTCCCGACGGATTCCGGCGTGCCTTCGGTCGGCACGGTGCGCGGCTGGGGCAAGGCGTTTCTGTTGCGGGCGAAGCGGGAGGTCGGGCGCGACCCGTCCGAAAGCGTCCATCCAAGCGCCGCCGTCCTGTCGGCGCGCGGCGGCTGGCGGCTGCCGCTGATCTGGCTCAGCCGCCGGACATGA
- a CDS encoding glycerophosphodiester phosphodiesterase produces MAGDIGKLHPFLDHPRPIAFAHRGGSLEAEENTMDAFAHAVGLGYSHVETDVQATRDRVAVIFHDDTLERMTGEDVRVDALSWEELTARRTRGGAAIPRLDEMLGAWSSLFVNLEAKADAAVAPMAEAIRRADALDRICVGSFEAKRTAELRARLGPGLCWSPSHAGVLGLRLRGWGVPSARPSFPAVQVPVSYKGIPLVTRRFVRAAHALGVQVHVWTVDEEAEMEHLLDLGVDGLMSDRPTRLREVIARRSRVQAE; encoded by the coding sequence ATGGCAGGCGACATCGGCAAGCTTCATCCGTTCCTCGACCATCCGCGCCCCATCGCCTTCGCCCACCGCGGCGGATCGCTGGAGGCGGAGGAAAACACGATGGATGCCTTCGCCCATGCCGTCGGCCTTGGCTATTCGCATGTCGAGACCGACGTACAGGCGACGCGCGACCGGGTGGCGGTGATCTTCCACGACGACACGCTCGAGCGGATGACTGGGGAGGACGTGCGGGTGGACGCGCTGAGCTGGGAGGAACTGACGGCGCGGCGGACGAGGGGCGGGGCGGCGATCCCCCGCCTCGACGAAATGCTTGGGGCTTGGTCTAGCCTTTTCGTGAACCTCGAGGCCAAGGCCGACGCCGCCGTGGCACCGATGGCCGAGGCGATCCGGCGGGCGGATGCGCTGGACCGGATCTGCGTCGGCAGTTTCGAGGCGAAGCGCACGGCGGAACTTCGCGCGCGTCTCGGGCCCGGCCTCTGCTGGTCGCCCTCCCATGCCGGGGTCCTGGGGCTCCGGCTGCGCGGCTGGGGGGTGCCGTCCGCGCGGCCCTCGTTTCCGGCGGTTCAGGTGCCGGTCTCCTACAAGGGTATCCCGCTCGTCACCCGCCGCTTCGTCCGCGCCGCCCATGCGCTGGGCGTGCAGGTCCATGTCTGGACGGTCGACGAGGAGGCGGAGATGGAGCATCTGCTCGACCTTGGCGTCGACGGGCTGATGAGCGACCGGCCGACGCGTCTGCGCGAGGTGATCGCGCGGCGGAGCAGGGTGCAGGCTGAATAG
- a CDS encoding LysR family transcriptional regulator has product MHLELRHLKTIKAIHEAGGLARAAETLNITQSALSHQVKGLEDQAGVELFVRRSKPLKLSAAGQRLLRAAERILPEIAAVTEEFRALRAGKTGRLHIAIECHACFDWLFPVLDAFRRAWPDVDVDIRPGLAFEALPALDREEVDLVVSSDPEKLPGIVFNPLFDYAPTLVAAADSPLARKTYIEAEDLRDQILITYPVDRTRLDVFTTLLTPAKVEPEAVRQAELTAVILMLVASGRGVAVLPDWVLREVKYRPDYITRPLTKHGITKRMYAATREEDATRPYMAHFLKLARIEPVKLQRS; this is encoded by the coding sequence GTGCATCTCGAACTCCGGCATCTCAAGACGATCAAGGCCATTCACGAGGCTGGCGGGCTGGCGCGCGCGGCCGAGACGCTGAACATCACCCAGTCGGCGCTGTCGCATCAGGTAAAGGGGCTGGAGGATCAGGCGGGGGTGGAGCTTTTCGTCCGCCGATCCAAGCCCTTGAAGCTCTCCGCCGCGGGGCAGCGGCTTTTGCGCGCGGCCGAGCGGATCCTGCCGGAGATCGCCGCCGTCACCGAGGAATTTCGCGCGTTGCGCGCCGGCAAGACCGGTCGGCTCCATATCGCCATCGAATGCCATGCCTGTTTCGACTGGCTCTTCCCGGTCCTCGACGCGTTCCGCCGCGCCTGGCCCGATGTCGATGTCGATATCCGTCCTGGCCTCGCGTTCGAGGCCTTGCCGGCGCTCGACCGCGAGGAGGTGGACCTTGTCGTTTCCTCCGATCCCGAAAAGCTGCCCGGCATCGTCTTCAACCCGCTGTTCGATTATGCGCCCACGCTCGTCGCGGCCGCTGACAGCCCGCTGGCCAGGAAGACCTATATCGAAGCCGAGGATCTGCGCGACCAGATCCTGATCACCTATCCGGTCGACCGCACGCGGCTTGATGTCTTCACCACGCTCCTCACGCCGGCGAAGGTGGAGCCCGAGGCGGTGCGGCAGGCGGAACTGACTGCGGTCATCCTGATGCTCGTCGCCTCGGGGCGTGGCGTCGCGGTCCTGCCCGACTGGGTGCTGCGGGAGGTGAAATATCGGCCCGACTACATCACGCGGCCGCTGACGAAGCACGGGATCACCAAGCGCATGTATGCCGCCACGCGCGAGGAGGATGCGACGCGACCTTACATGGCGCATTTCCTCAAGCTCGCGCGGATCGAACCGGTCAAGCTCCAGCGGTCCTGA
- a CDS encoding MFS transporter: MTMVTERAETAGWREILGAQHIAPLILVCVGVWLHAADALLITTMMPAIVEGIGGAKLVAWNFALYEVGSITAGAAAGLVALRSGPRLPMALAAALFSAGCLVSALAPSMPVLLAGRVAQGLGGGGLVSLSFVSVQRLFPGPLMPRAMAALSLVWGASAFLGPLAGGVFVTYTTWRVGFLFFGLQAAILALWIGFGLRIAAAPRAENVARLPATRLALLAAAIVSVAYAGIAQAPAVMALALCAGLGALALFARRDARSGADRLWPRGALDPRTPVGAGLVMVLAMNVGTMGLATYGPLLLDLIHGTSALVAGYLVAAVSISWTIAAVVVAGAPARLDRAMIGVGMTMVAASVALSVYAVPQGPLALIALCTLLEGFGYGMAWTFILRRANTLAEPDDVDRLSAALPTIARLGYALGAAVMGILANRAGFGAGSTPDEAIHVARVIFAGSLPIVGLGVFAMIRFVTARGR, translated from the coding sequence ATGACGATGGTGACAGAGAGGGCGGAGACGGCGGGCTGGCGCGAGATTCTCGGCGCGCAGCATATCGCGCCCCTGATCCTCGTTTGCGTCGGGGTCTGGCTTCATGCCGCCGATGCCCTTCTGATCACGACGATGATGCCGGCGATCGTCGAGGGGATCGGCGGGGCGAAGCTCGTCGCGTGGAATTTCGCGCTGTACGAGGTCGGCTCGATCACGGCGGGGGCGGCGGCGGGCCTCGTGGCGTTGCGGAGCGGGCCGCGGCTGCCGATGGCGTTGGCGGCGGCGCTCTTCTCGGCAGGCTGCCTCGTGAGCGCCCTGGCGCCGTCGATGCCGGTTCTCCTTGCCGGCCGGGTGGCGCAGGGGCTGGGCGGCGGCGGGCTCGTCTCCTTGTCGTTTGTCTCGGTGCAGCGGCTCTTTCCGGGGCCGCTCATGCCGCGCGCGATGGCGGCGCTGTCGCTGGTCTGGGGGGCGTCGGCCTTCCTCGGCCCGCTCGCGGGCGGGGTCTTCGTGACCTATACGACGTGGCGCGTCGGGTTCCTGTTCTTCGGGCTTCAGGCGGCGATCCTCGCGCTCTGGATCGGGTTCGGGCTGCGCATCGCGGCGGCGCCGAGGGCGGAGAACGTGGCGCGGCTGCCGGCCACGCGGCTCGCGCTTCTCGCGGCGGCGATCGTGAGCGTGGCCTATGCCGGGATCGCACAGGCGCCCGCGGTCATGGCTTTGGCGCTGTGCGCCGGGCTCGGGGCGCTCGCGCTTTTTGCGCGGCGGGATGCGCGTAGCGGCGCGGACCGGCTTTGGCCGCGAGGTGCCCTCGATCCAAGGACGCCGGTCGGGGCCGGGCTGGTGATGGTGCTGGCGATGAACGTCGGCACGATGGGCCTTGCCACCTACGGCCCGCTTCTTCTGGACCTCATCCACGGGACCTCGGCGCTGGTGGCGGGCTATCTCGTCGCGGCGGTGTCCATCTCGTGGACGATCGCGGCCGTCGTCGTCGCCGGCGCGCCCGCGCGTCTTGACAGGGCGATGATCGGCGTCGGCATGACGATGGTGGCGGCGAGCGTCGCGCTGTCGGTCTACGCCGTGCCGCAGGGGCCTCTGGCACTGATCGCCCTTTGCACCCTGCTGGAAGGGTTCGGCTATGGCATGGCCTGGACCTTCATCCTGCGCCGGGCGAACACGCTGGCCGAGCCGGACGATGTCGACCGGCTTTCGGCGGCGCTGCCGACCATCGCGCGGCTCGGCTATGCGCTCGGCGCCGCCGTGATGGGGATCCTCGCCAACCGGGCGGGGTTCGGCGCCGGTTCCACCCCCGACGAGGCGATCCATGTGGCGCGGGTGATCTTCGCCGGCAGCCTGCCCATCGTCGGGCTCGGCGTCTTTGCCATGATCCGCTTCGTGACCGCACGTGGCAGGTGA
- a CDS encoding GFA family protein, which produces MLPELTSPHRATCHCGAVELDVTLTDGLATARRCDCSFCARRGAIAVSAPLDGVRIVKGADNLTLYTFNTGTAQHYFCKTCGIYTHHRRRSNPNEYGVNVACLDGVNPRDLGPVAWTDGINHPSDRT; this is translated from the coding sequence ATGCTGCCCGAACTCACATCGCCCCACCGAGCCACCTGCCATTGCGGCGCCGTCGAACTCGACGTCACGCTGACCGACGGCCTCGCCACCGCGCGGCGCTGCGATTGTTCCTTCTGTGCAAGACGGGGCGCCATAGCGGTCTCCGCACCGCTCGACGGCGTTCGGATCGTGAAAGGCGCGGACAACCTCACCCTCTACACGTTCAACACCGGCACGGCGCAGCACTACTTCTGCAAGACCTGCGGCATCTATACCCACCACCGGCGCCGCTCGAATCCGAACGAATACGGCGTCAACGTCGCCTGCCTCGACGGCGTCAATCCCCGCGACCTCGGCCCGGTCGCATGGACCGACGGCATCAACCACCCGTCCGACCGGACCTGA
- a CDS encoding Lrp/AsnC family transcriptional regulator encodes MDDLDRSILGFLGSDARISVATLARRLKVARSTIQARLERLESSGVIAGYTVKLGEAARQNRIRATVLLTIEPRAQANVLTRLRAIPEVERIHTTSGRVDFLLQVAASSTAALDDVLDQIGEMTGVKSSESLIHLSTKLDRAV; translated from the coding sequence ATGGACGATCTCGACCGCTCGATCCTGGGCTTCCTGGGCTCGGATGCCCGCATCTCGGTGGCGACTCTCGCCCGGCGCCTGAAGGTGGCGCGCTCGACGATTCAGGCGCGGCTCGAGCGGCTCGAGTCGTCCGGCGTGATCGCCGGCTACACCGTAAAGCTGGGCGAGGCGGCGCGACAGAACCGGATTCGGGCGACCGTGCTTCTCACGATCGAACCCCGCGCCCAGGCCAATGTGCTGACCCGGCTGCGGGCGATCCCCGAGGTGGAGCGGATCCACACGACCTCGGGCCGGGTGGACTTTCTCCTTCAGGTCGCCGCGTCCTCGACGGCGGCGCTTGACGACGTGCTCGACCAGATCGGCGAGATGACCGGGGTGAAAAGCTCCGAAAGCCTGATTCACCTCTCGACCAAGCTCGACCGCGCGGTCTGA
- a CDS encoding PaaI family thioesterase: MTSPYPAKSPDDLLPRERFLSMSGLDFMQAVRDGRIAGPAITATMNFRVTEVAPGRVVFEGMPDFAHTNPTGALHGGWYGAILDSCMSCAVMTTVPKGSYYTTLEYRVNITRAIPLGTRVIAEGVVQHAGRSTGVARGELRGAEDGMLYATGSTTCLIMSGG, encoded by the coding sequence ATGACCAGCCCCTACCCTGCGAAAAGCCCCGACGACCTCTTGCCGCGCGAGAGGTTCCTGTCGATGTCCGGCCTCGATTTCATGCAGGCGGTGCGCGACGGGCGCATCGCCGGCCCCGCGATCACCGCCACGATGAACTTCCGCGTGACCGAGGTGGCGCCGGGCCGCGTCGTCTTCGAGGGCATGCCGGACTTCGCCCACACCAACCCGACAGGCGCGCTGCATGGCGGCTGGTACGGCGCGATTCTCGACAGCTGCATGAGCTGCGCGGTGATGACCACGGTGCCGAAGGGCAGCTACTACACCACGCTCGAATACCGCGTGAACATCACCCGCGCGATACCGCTCGGCACGCGGGTCATCGCCGAGGGGGTGGTGCAGCATGCCGGTCGCTCGACCGGCGTCGCGCGGGGAGAATTGCGCGGGGCGGAAGATGGCATGCTTTACGCCACCGGCTCGACCACCTGCCTGATCATGTCCGGCGGCTGA
- a CDS encoding VOC family protein, translating to MAKTRKGTPCWYELATTDPTGAAAFYGHVLGWTTADAGMPGFDYRLASSGDDMVAGITPGSPPAWIFYVTVTDCGKAAKAVVKAGGAILNGPMEVPGTGTVAILADPQGARFGILAPLDDAGRAFDQKQAGHGNWHELMTSDPAAAMAFYGKEFGWKPSRSMDMGAMGSYDIFNHAKADIGGMMRQAPGMPGPGHPFWVPYFGCDSVEAAMARVTAGGGRVFMGPQEVPGGAVIMVGQDPLGAIFALVGPR from the coding sequence ATGGCGAAGACCCGCAAAGGCACCCCCTGCTGGTACGAGTTGGCGACAACGGACCCCACCGGCGCGGCCGCGTTCTACGGCCATGTCCTCGGCTGGACGACAGCCGATGCCGGCATGCCCGGCTTCGACTACCGTCTCGCCTCGTCGGGCGATGACATGGTCGCCGGGATCACGCCAGGATCGCCCCCGGCCTGGATCTTCTATGTGACCGTCACCGATTGCGGCAAGGCGGCGAAGGCCGTGGTCAAGGCCGGCGGCGCGATCCTCAACGGCCCGATGGAGGTTCCCGGCACCGGCACCGTCGCGATCCTCGCCGACCCGCAGGGCGCCCGGTTCGGCATCCTCGCGCCCCTTGACGACGCCGGCCGCGCCTTCGACCAGAAGCAGGCGGGCCACGGCAACTGGCATGAACTGATGACCTCGGACCCTGCGGCGGCGATGGCGTTCTACGGCAAGGAATTCGGCTGGAAGCCGAGCCGCAGCATGGATATGGGCGCGATGGGAAGCTACGACATCTTCAATCACGCCAAGGCCGATATCGGCGGCATGATGCGGCAGGCGCCCGGCATGCCGGGCCCCGGCCATCCGTTCTGGGTCCCCTATTTCGGCTGCGATTCCGTCGAGGCGGCGATGGCCCGCGTCACCGCCGGCGGCGGCCGGGTGTTCATGGGCCCGCAGGAGGTGCCCGGCGGCGCCGTCATCATGGTCGGCCAGGATCCGCTGGGCGCCATCTTCGCCCTCGTCGGCCCGAGGTGA
- a CDS encoding type III PLP-dependent enzyme yields MGLSKTIWTNPSEFLRTQQPVNPVIFFAPAVLQSTARRFIDGFPGLVTYAVKSNPDEMVVQNLVAAGIEGFDVASPAEIEMIARLAPTAAMHYHNPVRARHEIEYAVSMGVTSYSVDSHSELRKLIEIVPAGAEISVRFKLPVSGAAYNFGAKFGATVEKAAELLRVVDDSGYVASLTFHPGTQCTDPMAWDAYIRAAAEICRIAGVKARRLNVGGGFPSHRVLDELPQLDAIFELIDRVADEAFEGTPPALVCEPGRGLVAESFTLAAQVKGLRDDEHVFLNDGTYGSLDELPLAGMIDRLAVIAPDGQRRFAAPRSRIIFGPTCDSVDRLPGEVMLPGDLAEGDYVVISGMGAYSTATNTRFNGFGALAIETVMRLDA; encoded by the coding sequence ATGGGGCTTTCCAAGACTATCTGGACGAATCCGTCCGAATTTCTTCGCACGCAACAGCCGGTCAACCCGGTCATCTTCTTCGCGCCCGCCGTCCTGCAATCGACCGCGCGCCGGTTCATCGACGGCTTTCCGGGTCTCGTGACCTACGCCGTCAAGTCGAATCCGGACGAAATGGTCGTCCAGAATCTCGTTGCCGCGGGGATCGAAGGCTTCGACGTCGCCTCTCCGGCCGAGATCGAGATGATCGCGCGGCTCGCGCCCACGGCCGCCATGCACTACCACAACCCCGTCCGCGCCCGGCACGAGATCGAATATGCCGTGTCGATGGGTGTCACCTCCTATTCCGTCGACAGCCATTCCGAATTGCGGAAGCTGATCGAGATCGTGCCCGCCGGCGCTGAAATCTCGGTGCGGTTCAAGCTGCCGGTCTCCGGCGCGGCCTACAATTTCGGCGCCAAGTTCGGCGCGACCGTGGAAAAGGCGGCAGAGCTTCTGCGCGTCGTCGACGACAGCGGCTATGTCGCCTCGCTCACCTTCCATCCGGGCACGCAATGCACCGATCCGATGGCGTGGGACGCCTATATCCGCGCCGCCGCCGAGATCTGCCGCATCGCGGGCGTGAAGGCCCGCCGCCTCAATGTCGGCGGCGGTTTCCCCTCGCACCGGGTGTTGGACGAGCTGCCGCAGCTCGACGCGATCTTCGAGCTGATCGACCGCGTCGCCGACGAGGCGTTCGAGGGCACGCCCCCGGCGCTTGTCTGCGAGCCGGGCCGCGGCCTTGTCGCCGAGAGCTTCACCCTGGCCGCGCAGGTCAAGGGTCTGCGCGACGACGAGCATGTGTTCCTGAACGATGGCACCTACGGCTCGCTCGACGAACTGCCGCTGGCCGGGATGATCGACCGCCTTGCCGTCATCGCCCCGGACGGCCAGCGCCGGTTTGCGGCGCCGCGTTCGCGCATCATCTTTGGCCCGACCTGCGACAGTGTCGACCGCCTGCCGGGCGAGGTCATGCTGCCGGGCGATCTGGCCGAGGGCGACTATGTCGTGATCTCGGGCATGGGTGCCTATTCGACGGCGACCAACACCCGCTTCAACGGCTTCGGTGCGCTGGCGATCGAAACCGTGATGCGCCTCGACGCCTGA
- a CDS encoding inositol monophosphatase family protein, whose protein sequence is MQGSANLNLMIKAARKAGRSLVKDFREVENLQVSVKGAGDFVSRADIAAEKIIRDELMGARPTYGWLGEESGGADGADPTRRWIVDPLDGTTNFLHGLPHWAVSIALEHKGEIVAGVIFDPAKDEMFVAEKGAGAWMNETRIRVSGRRAMSEAVFATGVPFGTKKTLPATLKDLARLMPACAGVRRWGAAALDLAYVAAGRYDGFWERELSPWDIAAGLVLVREAGGFVAAVREGREIFDTGAVIAANGEIFAQFAGVLREPA, encoded by the coding sequence ATGCAAGGCAGCGCCAACCTCAACCTGATGATCAAGGCCGCGCGCAAGGCGGGCCGCAGCCTCGTGAAGGACTTCCGCGAGGTCGAGAACCTTCAGGTTTCGGTCAAGGGGGCCGGCGACTTTGTCAGCCGCGCCGACATCGCGGCCGAAAAGATCATCCGCGACGAGCTGATGGGCGCCCGCCCGACCTATGGCTGGCTTGGCGAGGAATCCGGCGGCGCGGACGGGGCGGACCCGACCCGGCGCTGGATCGTCGACCCCTTGGACGGGACCACGAACTTCCTGCACGGATTGCCGCACTGGGCCGTGTCCATCGCGCTTGAGCACAAGGGTGAGATCGTCGCGGGTGTCATTTTCGACCCGGCGAAGGACGAGATGTTCGTCGCCGAAAAGGGCGCGGGCGCCTGGATGAACGAGACCCGCATCCGGGTCTCCGGCCGGCGGGCGATGTCGGAGGCGGTCTTTGCCACCGGCGTGCCGTTCGGCACGAAGAAAACCCTGCCCGCGACGCTGAAGGACCTCGCGCGGCTCATGCCGGCCTGTGCCGGCGTGCGGCGCTGGGGCGCGGCTGCGCTCGATCTCGCCTATGTGGCGGCGGGCCGTTACGACGGGTTCTGGGAGCGCGAATTGTCGCCCTGGGACATTGCGGCGGGGCTTGTTCTCGTCCGCGAGGCCGGAGGTTTCGTCGCGGCCGTGCGCGAGGGGCGCGAGATCTTCGACACCGGCGCGGTCATCGCGGCGAATGGCGAGATCTTCGCGCAGTTTGCCGGCGTGTTGCGCGAGCCGGCCTGA
- a CDS encoding ABC-F family ATP-binding cassette domain-containing protein, giving the protein MSILSLKDLGVTLGAPLFTDLSLTVHPGDRIGLVAANGRGKSTLLRVLAGEADPTEGQITRARGLKVGHLMQEAPEALLPLSLYAAVLDALSADQAETESWRVDIVLDDLAIPAELRDRPIAALSGGWRRMTLLARVWVAEPDLMLMDEPTNHLDLGRIGFLERWIAGLPRGFPLVIASHDRAFLDRVTTRTLFLRETASRDFALPYSRARAALDEVDAADARRFDNDLRAAAQLRRQAAKLKNIGINSGSDLLVTKTKQLTERAERIETAARPGYRERSAGEIRLEGSGSHARALVTLEDAEVAALDGRALFRTGRKWIGPGERIVILGPNGVGKTRLLEAVAAAIAAGGGVGIKVSPTVVPGYSDQGLSQVAGGETPHEAVTRRFDIGDQAARGMLAGAGIGIDLQSRPSARLSGGQRARLAMLILRLTRPNLYLLDEPTNHLDIEGQEALEAELLAGETSALLVSHDRAFVRAVGNRFWRIDGRRLIEEEGPEEFFRAALEAP; this is encoded by the coding sequence ATGTCGATCCTATCCCTCAAGGACCTTGGCGTGACCCTCGGGGCGCCGCTTTTCACCGACCTTTCCTTGACCGTCCATCCCGGCGACCGCATCGGTCTTGTCGCTGCCAACGGGCGCGGCAAGTCCACGCTTCTGCGGGTGCTTGCGGGCGAGGCCGATCCGACCGAAGGCCAGATCACGAGGGCGCGCGGGCTGAAGGTCGGGCATCTGATGCAGGAGGCGCCGGAGGCGCTGCTGCCACTGTCGCTTTACGCTGCCGTGCTGGACGCCCTCAGCGCCGATCAGGCAGAGACCGAAAGCTGGCGCGTCGATATCGTGCTCGACGATCTTGCCATCCCGGCGGAGCTGCGCGACCGGCCTATCGCCGCGCTGTCGGGCGGCTGGCGGCGGATGACGTTGCTGGCGCGGGTCTGGGTGGCGGAGCCGGACCTGATGCTGATGGACGAGCCGACCAACCATCTCGATCTTGGCCGCATCGGCTTTCTTGAACGCTGGATCGCGGGGTTGCCGCGCGGATTCCCCTTGGTGATCGCCAGCCATGACCGCGCCTTCCTCGACCGGGTGACGACCCGCACGCTCTTCCTGCGCGAGACGGCAAGCCGCGATTTCGCGCTGCCCTACAGTCGGGCACGAGCGGCGCTTGACGAGGTGGACGCGGCGGATGCGCGGCGGTTCGACAACGATCTTCGCGCCGCCGCGCAGCTGCGGCGGCAGGCGGCGAAGCTGAAGAACATCGGCATCAATTCGGGCAGCGATCTTCTGGTGACGAAGACCAAGCAACTGACCGAGCGCGCCGAGCGGATCGAGACCGCCGCCCGGCCGGGATACCGGGAACGCTCGGCGGGCGAGATCCGGCTTGAGGGCAGCGGCAGTCATGCCCGTGCCCTGGTGACGCTGGAGGATGCGGAGGTCGCGGCACTGGACGGTCGTGCACTGTTCCGCACCGGGCGGAAATGGATCGGGCCGGGCGAGCGGATCGTGATTCTTGGGCCGAACGGGGTGGGAAAGACACGTCTGCTGGAGGCGGTGGCGGCCGCCATTGCGGCGGGCGGGGGCGTGGGGATCAAGGTCTCGCCCACCGTGGTGCCGGGCTATTCCGACCAGGGTCTGAGCCAGGTCGCGGGCGGGGAGACGCCGCACGAGGCGGTGACCCGGCGCTTCGATATCGGCGATCAGGCGGCGCGGGGGATGCTCGCCGGTGCGGGGATCGGCATCGACCTGCAATCGCGCCCCTCCGCCCGGCTGTCGGGGGGCCAGCGGGCGCGGCTTGCGATGCTGATCCTCAGGCTAACGCGGCCCAATCTCTATCTTCTCGACGAGCCGACCAACCATCTCGATATAGAGGGACAGGAGGCGCTGGAAGCGGAACTCCTTGCGGGTGAGACGAGCGCGCTTCTCGTCTCGCATGACCGGGCCTTCGTGCGGGCGGTCGGCAACCGCTTCTGGCGGATCGACGGCAGGCGGCTCATCGAGGAGGAGGGGCCGGAAGAGTTCTTCCGCGCTGCCTTGGAGGCCCCTTAG
- the metF gene encoding methylenetetrahydrofolate reductase [NAD(P)H], protein MAAPRISFEFFPPQTLDASFRLWETVQTLAPLKPSFVSVTYGAGGTTRKLTHDAVTTIGANFGLNVAAHLTCVEATRDETLDIARTYAEAGVTEIVALRGDAPKGTERFTAHEDGFASSVELIEALAGTGNFTLRVGAYPEAHPDAADMAANVAWLKRKIDAGASSAITQFFFEAETFFRFRDACAAAGIDAPIIPGILPVISWAGARRFAERCGTSIPQWLDDAFTAAVRDGREELLATAVATELCDDLLRGGVEDLHFYTLNRPHLTRDICFALGIVPEVSLQNVA, encoded by the coding sequence ATGGCCGCTCCGCGCATCTCGTTCGAATTCTTCCCGCCGCAGACGCTCGATGCGTCCTTCCGGCTGTGGGAAACGGTGCAAACCCTCGCGCCGTTGAAACCATCCTTCGTCTCGGTCACCTACGGGGCCGGCGGCACCACCCGCAAACTCACGCATGACGCGGTGACGACGATCGGCGCGAATTTCGGGCTCAACGTCGCGGCACATCTCACCTGCGTCGAGGCGACGCGGGACGAGACGCTGGACATCGCCCGCACCTATGCCGAGGCCGGCGTGACCGAGATCGTCGCCCTGCGCGGCGACGCGCCGAAAGGGACGGAGCGGTTCACCGCCCACGAGGACGGCTTCGCCTCGTCGGTGGAACTGATCGAGGCTTTGGCCGGGACCGGGAACTTCACCCTCCGCGTCGGCGCCTACCCCGAGGCGCACCCCGACGCCGCCGACATGGCCGCGAACGTCGCCTGGCTGAAGCGCAAGATCGACGCCGGCGCCTCCTCCGCGATCACCCAGTTCTTCTTCGAGGCGGAGACCTTCTTCCGCTTCCGCGACGCCTGCGCGGCGGCCGGGATCGACGCGCCGATCATCCCCGGCATCCTGCCCGTGATCTCCTGGGCCGGCGCCCGGCGCTTCGCCGAGCGCTGCGGGACGAGCATTCCGCAATGGCTCGACGACGCCTTCACCGCCGCCGTGCGCGACGGGCGCGAGGAGCTTCTGGCAACCGCCGTCGCGACCGAGCTTTGCGACGACCTTCTTCGCGGCGGGGTCGAGGATCTGCATTTCTACACGCTGAACCGCCCCCACCTCACCCGCGACATCTGCTTCGCGCTCGGCATCGTGCCCGAGGTCTCCCTGCAGAATGTCGCCTGA